The Halopelagius inordinatus genomic interval GCGTCGGGTCCATCGCGAGTCTCGCGCCGACGTCCGCGACCACCATCAGCGCCGGTCCGGCGAAGACGCAGCCCACGATGAGGTTCTTGTAGTCGCTGCCGACGAGGTTCCGCACGAGGTGCGGCACGATGAGGCCGACGAAGCCGACGATTCCGGCGACGGCGATGGCGGCACTCGCCGCGAGGATGGCGACGCCGGAGAGGAGAAACCGCGTCCGTTCGACGGACATCCCGAGCGACTTCGCCGTCTGTTCGCCCAAGAGGAGGACGTTCAACTGCCGCGCGGCGACGACGGACAAGAAGAGAGCCACGGCGGTGGAGGGAAGCGCCAGACGAACCTGCTCCCAATCGACGCCGGTCAGAGAGCCAGTGGTCCACGCGATGGCGCTTTGGACGATGGCGAGGTCGTCGGCGAAAAAGAACATCGCCGTCTGCATCGACTGAAACAGCGTTCCGACGATGACGCCCGCGAGGACGAGACGCACCGGACTCGTCCCGCCCTTCCACGCGATGATGTAGACGAGGAGGAACGCGAGTGCGCCGCCGCCCGCCGCGATAAGCGGGAGGAACGGCGCGAGACCGCTGAAGACGACGAGCGTCAGGAGGATGGCGAGACCGGCACCCGACGAGACGCCGAGGATGTACGGACTCGCCAGTTCGTTCCGGGTGACCGCTTGGAAGATGGCACCCGAAACCGAGAGATTCGCGCCGACGAGTACGGCCACGAGGACGCGCGGCAGTCGGATGTTCCAGACGATGAGGCTCTCTCTGCCCATCTCCGGGAGGTCCGTTCCGAAGAGGAACGCCGACCACGCGTCGGGGTTCAGCAGTATCGACGGGTTCAGCACGGCCCGCCACGCCTCGGTGAGCGTCATACTGTAGGTTCCGAAGCTCACCTGTACGAGACCGCCGAGAACGACGATAACGACGCTGACGATACAGAGGCCGACGAGCGAGCCGTCGATCCATCCGACGCCCCGACGAAGCCTCGACCAGATTCCCACCCGCGTAGATTCACTCATCGGACGTTGTTTAGGGTTACCTAAACCATACGTATATGCGTTACTCTTCCGGGACGGACTGCTGTCGGTGCGTTCGGGAGAACCGAACGCGCCGCGGCGTCCTTCGACGACGACGTCTCTCCCGCGCTCGAATCGGAGAGACGGCCCAAACACCAGCCTCGACGACGAATTCGACGCCTCAGACTCTGCGGACGTTGTGAATCTGACGCGAGGATAACGAGTAAAGAATAGTCGAACGACCGGGGTAAATTACAACTCAGAAACACGTCACCGGGAGAAGCCGCCTCCGCGAGCAACTACACGTACGATGGTGTGGGAGGGCCGTTCGGCCGTAACAGAACCCCACATACCGCTTTCACTCCACCGGAGCCCGTCCGGCGTTCGTGAACTGATGGCAAGGTTTATAATTATCTTCCTGTATTGTT includes:
- a CDS encoding FecCD family ABC transporter permease; translation: MSESTRVGIWSRLRRGVGWIDGSLVGLCIVSVVIVVLGGLVQVSFGTYSMTLTEAWRAVLNPSILLNPDAWSAFLFGTDLPEMGRESLIVWNIRLPRVLVAVLVGANLSVSGAIFQAVTRNELASPYILGVSSGAGLAILLTLVVFSGLAPFLPLIAAGGGALAFLLVYIIAWKGGTSPVRLVLAGVIVGTLFQSMQTAMFFFADDLAIVQSAIAWTTGSLTGVDWEQVRLALPSTAVALFLSVVAARQLNVLLLGEQTAKSLGMSVERTRFLLSGVAILAASAAIAVAGIVGFVGLIVPHLVRNLVGSDYKNLIVGCVFAGPALMVVADVGARLAMDPTQLPVGIVTGLVGGPYFLYLMRRQQNLGDI